GAGCCTGACTGGCGCTGGCTGGAGGCTGCCGATCAGCATTACATCCTGGTGCCGGAAGACAGCCGTTACCCCAACCTGCTCAAGCGTATCCGTACCGCGCCGCCGCTGCTGTTCGCCCTCGGCAACCCGGAGTTGCTCAACGACCCGCAAATCGCCATGGTCGGCAGCCGCAACCCTACCCAGGGCGGCAAGGAAAACGCGCGTGCTTTCGCCGCCCATTTCGCCGCCAACGGCCTGACCGTCACCAGCGGACTGGCGGTCGGGATCGATGCCCACAGCCATGAAGCCGCGTTGGAAGCGGGTGGCCAAACCATCGCCGTAGTTGGTAATGGCCTTGACATCATCTACCCATTACGTAACCGCAAGCTGGCGGAACGCATCGCCGCGCAGGGCTGTATCGTTTCCGAATTCCCCATCGGCATCCAGGCGCACCCGCAGCATTTCCCGCGCCGTAACCGCATCATCAGTGGCATGAGTTTCGGTGTGCTGATTGTGGAAGCCGCCCTGCAAAGCGGTACACTGGTCACCGCACGCCACGCGATGGAGCAAGGGCGGGAAGTGTTCGCCATCCCCGGTTCCATCCACAACCCGCTGGCGCGTGGCTGCCACCACCTGATCCGCCAGGGAGCCAAGCTGGTGGAAACCGCCAATGACGTGCTGGAAGAAATCGCCCCGCAACTGAATGTCTGGTTGCAGCAGGATAAAGCCGCCACATCCACCCAGGGGCAACTGGCGCTGACCGGCGTTAATGACGTGCAACCCATTGATACCTTTGATCCGGAATATGCGCAAGTGCTTGATGCGCTGGGCTACGAACCGCTACCGATAGACCGGATTATCCTGAATACAGGCTTGACCGCCGAGGAAGTTTCATCCATTCTGCTTATGCTGGAACTTCACGGCCTGGTGGCGGCGTGTGGTGGTGGGCACTACATGCGGCTGGGTTCAGGAAATGGAAACTGATGAAAGAAAACACCCTCGATGTCCTTTTTTACCTGTTCGACAATTACCCGGAAATGGGTGACAACCTGCCGGAGGATCGCGCCTCCATGCACGGTTATTTGCAGGAAGCCGGTTTCCTGAACAGTGAAATTAACCGCGCTTTCGACTGGCTGGAAAGCCTGGGGGATGAAGCCGAGCGGGTCGATGTCACCTACCGTTCTTCCACTATCCGCCTGTTTGCGCCGGAAGAACGCCGTTGGCTGGATGCGGAATCGCAGGGCTACCTGATTTTCCTGGAACAGGCGGGTGTCATCAGCCCGGAAGCCCGTGAGCAGATCCTCGACCGGGTGCTGGAATTGCAGGATAGCGACTTCAATCTCGACCGCCTCAAGTGGGTGGTGCTGATGGTGCTGCTCAACCGCCCTGAAGAAGGCAACAGCTTTTTCTGGGCGGAAGGCTTGAGTGTTGCCGGTGGCGCACCCGTGTTTCACTAAACGGACATTCTCCCCACGCCATGCTTGTGGCATGATAGCGGCCTTGTGTGATCAACCAAAGGCCGCCACCATGACCTCCAAACCCAACTGGTTTACTGAACTGTCTGATTCCGGAACAATTTTTGGTTTGGAACTGACGGATGCGGGCAAAATCCATGAGGAGCAGACCCCGTTCCAGACGCTGGAAATCTACGACACCACCACCTTCGGCAAGCTGATGACGCTGGATGGTTGCACCATGGTCACCACCCGCGACAATTTCGTCTACCATGAAATGATGGCGCACCCGGTGCTGTTCAGCCACCCCGCGCCCAAGCGTGTGTGCATCATCGGTGGGGGCGATTGCGGCACTTTGCGCGAAGTGTTGAAACACCCCGAAGTCGAGTCCGCCATCCAGATCGACATTGACGAGCGCGTTACCCGCGTCAGCGAAATGTTTTTCCCCGAACTGTGCGAATCTAACAACGACCCACGCGCCACCCTGGCGTTTGAAGACGGCATCGCCTGGATCAACCATGCGGAACCCGGTTCCCTCGACATCCTGATCGTTGACAGTACTGACCCGGTAGGGCCGGGGGCGGTGTTGTACAGCGAGGAATTTTTCCGTGGCTGCTGGAATGCGCTGGGTGAAAATGGTTTGCTGGTGCAGCAGAGCGAATCCCCACTGGTTCATGCTGAGAAGATCATCAAGCCGATGCACGACACCATGCGCAAGGCCGGTTTCAGTGACATCCGGTTGCACCAGTTCCAGCAGGTGTGCTACCCGACCGGTTGGTGGAGTTGCACCGTGGCGGCCAAAAGCGGCCAGGTCAACTTTGCGCGGGCGGCGGCAGCGGAACAGCTAGTGTTCCCGACCCGCTATTACAATGCCGAAATTCACAAGGGCAGCGCCGCGCTGCCACAATTCCTGAAAGAATTGCTGGACTGAGCATTCCGAACTTATCCATCGACAGTCGGTCTACTGGAATGCACATACCGGTTCATGCATGTATGACCGGTATGTCGCCTGACTCAATAAAATTCCAGGGGACACCATCATGAAACCATTATTGACCACTGTATTACTGGCTGCCAGCCTGGGCGGCTGCGCCCTGCCGCCCACTAGCGGCGAAATACCCACCCTGAAACTCGAAGATTCACAACTGGCTGCTTTGCGTACCCTGCTGGGCGTGACGGAAAGCAGCCCGTTCAGCATCAAGGTGCTAGACCAGGATCGCAACGCCAGCCTGAGCGCCGGTGACGTTGCTGTGCTGTCCGGCGGCATTACCAACGGGGAAATCAGCCGCCGCAAGCTCAGCGTCAGCGATGTCCAGACCCTCAACGCCAATCTCAAGCCCGATTACGGCAGCCTGGCACGGCAATTGCTGGCGGTTGAATCACAGTGGCGGGAAAAACGCCCCAGCCATTACACCTATACCCTGCAACGTTCCTGTTTCTGCCCAAAGGACTTCCTCAAGCCGCTGGAAATCCGTGTGTTCAAGAACAGCGTGCAGCAAGCCAGGATCATGCCGGAAGGCAAGCCCTTGCCCAAATCCCGTAAGGGTGAAGCGTTGGTCATCGAGGATCTGTTCGCCGTCATCCACCGCGCCATCAATAGTCAGGCAGCGGCCATTGATGTGACTTACGACCCGTTGTATGGCTTCCCTACTACCTTGTTTATCGATCAGGATAAGAATATGGCGGATGAAGAAATCAGTTACGCCGCCAGCAATTTCAAGCCAGCCAGCGGGCTGAAACCCAAACCCTAATAAGTGCTGATTCCATTTGGGATGGGTATGTGGTTGTGTGGGGCCTTCCGAGCCATCCTTGCCGCTGATGCAAACATGGAAGATGGGGTTTTCGTCCCATTTTCCAGTAAACGTATTACAATGCGCTACTTAAACAACAAAAACGCAGTATCCGCACCATGCCGCAAACCACCGAATTACTGACCACCCTGAAAAAGCTGCTCAAGCGCCACAACAAGACCTATGTCGACGTAGCCACCTGCCTGGAACTGTCGGAAGCCAGCGTCAAACGCCTATTTTCCGAACAAAACCTGTCACTACAACGGCTGGATGCCATCTGTGCCCTGCTGGGCATGGAAATTTCCGACCTCGTGCACGAAATGCATTCGGAACACGCCAAACCGATCAGCGAACTGAGCCATGCACAGGAAAAGGAAATTGCCGACGACCTGTTCCTGATGATGGTGACAGTGTGTGTACTCAACCGCTGGTCATTGCAGGACATTACCAGCCGCTACCACTTCAGCGAAACCCAGATAATCCGCTACCTTGCCCACCTTGATCGCCTGAACATCATCGAACTGCAAGCGGGCAACCGCATCAAGCTGCTGGTCGCACCCAACTTCAAATGGCGTGATGACGGCCCGATCATGCAACTGTTCCGCGCCAAGATTGAGACCGAATACTTCCGTACTACCTTCACCAAGGAGAGTGAGAAACTGATCGTCCTCAATGGAATGCTCAGCGATGCCAGCAATGCTTTATTCCAACGCAAAATGGCGCAACTGGCCAAGGATTTCGACACCCTGAGCAAGGATGACGCCAGCCTGCCGATTGGCGAACGCAAAGGTTCCACCCTGCTGGTCGCCATCCGCGACTGGGATTATGAACGCCTGTTTGGAGCGCAACGCAGAGTATGAACCCGCGCATCCATACCCAAGGTTGGGACGACTACGAACTCATCGACGCAGGCAATGGCCACAAGCTGGAACGTTGGGGAACGATCATCACCATCCGCCCCGAAGTGCAGGCTTATTTCAAACCCGGCATGTCTGCAAGTGAATGGCAAGCGCTGACCCATTGGCGCTTTACCGAAACCGGTAACCAAAGCGGGCAGTGGCAGGCACTCAAGCCGGAAGCTCCAGAAAAGTGGCAAATCCGCTACCGCACCCTGCGCTTCCAACTGGAACTGACCCGTTTCAAGCACCTCGGCCTGTTCCCGGAACAGCGCAGTAACTGGGATTTTATCGCGGAACACCTGTCTGCTGGCGGGCGCTTCCTCAACCTGTTTGCCTATACCGGCGCAGCTTCTTGCATGGCACGCAGCACCGGCGCGGAAACCCTGCACGTCGATTCCGTCAAACAACTCATTACTTGGGCGCATACCAACATGGAAGCAAGCGGCCTTGCTGACATCAAGTGGGTACGCGAAGACGCCCTGAAATTCGCCGAGCGCGAACTCAAGCGCGGCAGGCAATACGACGGTATCATCATGGACCCGCCTGCTTGGGGGCTGGGAGCGAAAGGCGAAAAGTGGAAGCTGGAAAACAAGCTGGAAGCACTGCTTGCCAGTGCGCAGGGCTTGCTGGCGAACAAGGGTTTCCTGATCCTTAATACCTATTCGCCAGCCGTTAGTTTGCCTGATATTACCCGGCTGGCGCACCGCCATTTCCGCCCGCAGGATTGCGAAATTGCTGAATTATGGATGCAAACCAGCAGCGGAAAAGCCTTGTACTACGGCAACCTGTTGCGGGTGCTGTCCCGGGCTGGCCGGTAACTGGCAATCCGGCTTGCCGGGTCAATGCCTGGATACCGGCCATTCTCTTATGCTGGAGGATGTAATGTTGTCACGAGCCGGTCAATTGCGTGGCGCAATGTGCGCGGATTGATGGGCTTGTAACTGACCCCGATGCCTGCTGCATGGATGGTTTCCAGTACCTCAGGGGAGGTATTGCCGGTAATCAGGATGGCGGGGATATCCCTGCCACTGAGTGTCCGCAATTGCTGGATCAGTTGCAGGCCAGTATAGCCATCCTGCAATTGGTAATCGCTGACGACCAAGTGGATGTCACGGTGCTGTTGCAGGATGGCGGCGGGGTTCAGGGTCGTGGCGGTGATGGCGGGGTAGTCCCACAGCCGGAACAGCATTTCCAGCGATTTGAGGACAGTCTGGTCATCTTCCACCAGCAGCGCCTTGCCTGGCAGTTGGGGGGCGCCGCCTTCGGTATCCATACCGGTAGCAATAACTGGCAACTTGCCGCCGGAGGTCAGCGGGACATTGATAAAAAACGTGCTGCCCCGGCCTTGCTCCGATTTCACCCCAACCTCATGTTCCAGCAGTACTGCCAGCCGCCGCACGATGGATAGCCCCAGGCCCAGCCCCTTCTGGCGGTTACGTTCCGGATTGTTCAACTGATAGAACTCGGTAAAAATCGCTTCCTGGGCATGGGTGGGAATGCCGATGCCATTGTCATGCACCTCGATCCGCAATGCCTTGCCCTGCCGCCGTCCGCCCAGCACAATCCGCCCCCCCGGTTTGCCGATGTGCTTGATGGCGTTGACCACAAAATTTTGGATGATGCGTTCCAGTTGTTTGGGGTCGGTATGCAGCCATACCCGCACCGGTACATATTCCAGTGTTATCCCGGCATTGACGGCCATCGACAGGTAACGTTGATAGACACGCTGGAGCAGGTCATGGGCCAGGGCTGGCTGTTTCTGGATGTCAATGCCACCGGTATCCAGCCGGGAAATGTCCAGCAGGGAGTTGAGCAGGTCGGTCAGGGCATCGGTAGCCTCCTGAAGTTTGGTGAAAACCTCCCGGTCATGTTTGCTTTTCAGGCTTTTATCCAGTGCATACTGGAAGAAATGGATGGCCTGTAACGGTTGGCGCAAATCATGGCTGGCGGCGGCAAAAAAACGGCTTTTTTCCTGGTTGGCGAGTTCCAGCCGTTTGGCCAGGCTGGCCTCACGCTCACGGCGCTCCAGCGCATCCATCAGGAACGCATTCACGTTGAGCGTGAGCCGCAACAGGATCAGGGTGTAAATGACGGCGGCAACGGCAGACCACACATGGAAATAATCAGGGGTCAGGAATGCGCCCCAGATCACTGGCACATTACAGGCAATGCCAAAAGACAACATGGCTGTGCGGCTAAACGCGGTGGCATTCAAACCGCCGCCAATCACACCCGCATACAGGATGATGTAAAGGAGGCTGTCGTCAGTGCGTTCCGCCCCTACGAACAGTATCCAGCCCAAACCCCAGGAAAAGCCCCGCAAGGAACTGGCCAGGGTTGAAACACGCGGCCACCAGTCACGGAATTTGTCTGGGTTGCGGTTGTAAAGGCCAAAAAAGATGAGCCAGCCCGCCCCCAACAGCAACTGGAAGGCAAACCACCAGGCACTGGCGGTGGAACGGGGCAGCAGGGCGTAGACGATGGCCGCCCCAACGGTGACGCTGACCGCGCCGGTCGTGATATGGTGGCGTTCCAGCCGGATGCGTTCGTCCAGCAGGGTCGAATCGGACAGATGTTGATGGGTAAGGCTATGCTGTTTCCACCACATTCAGGATACTAGCCCCAGCAACCGCGCCTTCTGGATGGCCTGGGTACGGTTGCTGGCTTCCAGCGCCTTGAGGATGGCGTGGAAATGCAGTTTCACCGTCCCCTCGGTGATGCCCAGCGTGTTGGCGATCTGTTTGTTGGAACTGCCGCTGGCTGCCAGCACCAGCACTTCCAGCAGGCGTGGCGACAGCAGTTTCTGCCCGCCATTGCCGTTAGGGTGCGGGGTTGCCCACAGTTTTTCCGGCACAAAAATACCGCCCGCCAGCATGTGGTGGATGGCTGCCGCCATTTCATCCGGCGAAAATGCCTTGGAAATGAAGCCGACTACGCCCAGGGCCAGCGCCTCGCGCACATGCTGGGGGGAGTCTGCCGCCGACAGGATGGCGATGCGCAACTCCGGCGCGATTGCCCACAGTTCCTGCAAATGCTGGAGGTTATCCACCCCCGGCATGGTGCGGTCGAGCAGCAACAGGTCAATGGCGGCATGGTTCTGGAGCTGGTTCTTGACCGCCTCCAGATGGCTGGCTTGATGGATCCGGCAACCGGGGAACTTGTCCCGCAACACCAGCACCAGCCCTTCCATGAACAACAGGTGGTCGTCGGCAATCAGCAAATTCAGCATGGCAGGTAAATCCCCTCAACGGTGGTATTGGCGCAATATACCGCGTCCTACGGTGGCCTGCGACCAACAGGTATCTCCCTTGGGTTTTAACGTTGATGATTTTATAATGCTTGGCACGGCTCTGGATAAATGCCGAGCACATCTTCCAATTGGTAGGCAACAGTGAAATCAACCTGCCCCGAACCGCCCGCACCCTCGCTTGATTGGTAATAGATGTACAAGGGCTTCTGCTTGTCACGTTCAAACTGGTAAAATGCCACGGTATTCAGCAGCGAATCGTCATCGCAAGACGTTTTGATTTTGGTTATGTTGCCTTCCCCAAAAGCCTTGATGTCCTGTTCACCATTGGCAATGGTTATTTCCACATCGGTGATAAACGTCCTGGCACCATTTACCGTTATTTCAGCATCGCCTGCCTTACCTAGCATTTGGTCATCATGTTTGCCAACTTCAGCATAGGGCCATTCCCATTCCACCCCTTGTATTTTCGCGGTGTCTTCCCAGCCATTATTGGTTTGGGGGTCACCGGCCTTGATTGCCATTGCGTCAATGATGGAATCAAAGGGTGCGGCTTCCGCAAATGGGGCTAAAAAAAACAGTGTCACGAATATTAACTTGAACTTCATTTATCACCATCCATCCATCCATCCATCCATTCATTGGTTTGCGTTTGGCAGATCCGGGTTATCAGGCCGCACATTGCTGCCTTCCCATGGCAAATAGGTTTCCGGCAAGCCGACAAACAGGTCATAGCTTGCATTGCCACGGGTAGCCGCCACGGTAATGCGGTATTGGTTTTTCTCTGATGGGGGCAATACGCCATACCAGGCATGGGCATCAGCACCTTCCTCGGCTCCTGGCAGTGCTTTCCAGTGGCCTTTTTTCTCGGCATATTCCACCGTGATGACCGCATTGTCTTCGGTGGAGGTAATGGCAACGCTCATATTTTTGCCCATGATGCCGCCGAGCGTATATTGCTTGGTTTCACCGCGTACAATCGAGCCAGAGACCGTTTTGGATATCTTGTTTTTGCCAAAAGCCAGCGTGTCGGCAAATGCGCCCAATGGCAGCGCCAGCATGACGCCGGTGCAGAGCAAGCTTGTCATCCAGTGTTTCATATAAAATTCTCCTTCCAATGTGATTCAAAATGTTTCAGTTTTTTCCGGCAGGCGAAGCCAGCGGTTTGGTTTCCACCTGCCGAGCCATGTCCCCGCTCGGGTCAAACGGCAGGGTGGCGGTGTAAAAATCCTGATCCTGGGGCAGCAGCATCCTGAAATCGTGGATTGGCTGGGTTGCCACTTCCACCTTGTCGGTAACGAAATCCAGCACATGCCCCCCGGCCTGTTTGTCCTTGCTGAGGAAATGCAGGTGATAGCCCGGTGCGTTCAGCCCTTTGGCGAAGGCGGGGCTACGGAACCCAACCAGCACTCCCTCGACATTTTCCAGATCAAAAACGGCCTGCTTTTTCACCACGTCCGGCAGGATCGGGTAAGGGCGGGATTGGCGCGGGACGCTACGCACCTTGATGGATTGGAAACGCCCCTCCAGCCGGAAGGCATAAAACAGGTTCTTGCTGGGCAACTGGCTGTCCAGCGTTTGTTGCAGGCGGGCGAAATCCAGGCCGGTAGCCGCTGGCCTGGTTTTCCCAGCCTGAAAAAAAGTGACCGCAGCAAACGGGGTTTGGGTGCTGTCGGGTGGCTCGTTGACCTTGCCGTCGGCGCGGGCCTGGTACACATGCCCGTCCACCACCACCATTTCCCCATCCAGCGTGTTGAATGTGCCTAGCCCGAGGTTGCCGTACTGCTTGAGTTGGGCAAGGGTGGTTTCCCCGTCATAAACACCGCCCATCAGCGCATCCAGTGTGGATACCTGGGTGAGGACGGCAGGGTGTGGCTTGGCATCCGCAGGCGAACCCACAATTGCAGGGTTGCTGCCGCAACCAACGGTCAGCACCGCCAGCAACAGCAGCCCGCCCCATTTGCCCAAGGCACGTCGTGTGTGCTGGGGGGAACCCGGCAGCATGGCATCAATACACGACATAAGACTCGCCATCACAAATATGCACCGAGTCATGCTCGACCTCATCGCCATCTTCAAACACCGCCTTGATGTCGTACAGGCAATCCTCGCGCCCGTCATCAACCGTAATGGTGATGGTTTCATTGGGTTGCAGCACTTCCACCGTGATCACGTTTTCTTCCCAGTCGTCTATCTGGGGAGGGCTCATATACAACTCATACAAAGGTGTGGCGGCGCCATTTTTCAGGCTGAAAACCACCGGGTCGCCCGCCATGGCGGCTTGTGACAACAGCAGGGAAGCCGTAACCAGCGCCAGCCGGTAATGGGTGGTGTTGAAAACTGATGAAATTGGCATGTCATACTCCTGATAAAGTTGCCGGGACTCAAATGCCCGGCAACGGGTTTGCAGCGGATCGCGGGTTTCTCAGCGGGACAATTTGTCCGTTGATGAGGCCGCTGGGACGCTCACCGTATAAAGCTTGCCTAGATCCACATTGCCGGAAAAATCCGCCGCCCCCATCATGACCGCATAGTTCCCTTGCGGCAGGTCATAACTGGAGAAGGTTTCATTGCCCGCCACCACAAAACTGCTTCCATAAGGCTCAAGGGTTTCACTGGCATCCAGGATGTTGACCACCTGGAACAGGGGCTGGATAACCGCACCCGCCTCAAGCGGTTCGGCACGCGGGGCTGATTCCCCCTCGGTATCCAGGAACAGGCCCTCAAACTTTGGTTCAGGCACGGCGCTCAAGCGGCTCAGGCTGACTTTCATGGTCGCCTTTTCGCCGTTGTAGGTAATGGGAATATCGTAATATTCGGTCTGGCTGACCGGCTCAATATCCTCCAGATAAGGCGCGACCGGATGCCCACCCAAGGCAACTGCGGTAGGCTCCAGCCCATAGGTGATGTTGTTGGCGTCACCCGTATTGTCGGGGCTATCCTGCATCCATACCCGCATCCGGTTATCCGCCAGCAATTCGCCAGTGATGACAAACACCCAGGCAAGGTCGCCATCGCTGACGGTGGCGGTAATGGTGTCGCCGTTGCGGGTTTCATTCTGGAACACTGGCGGGAGCGTATCCGTATAAGCGTCCTGTACGTAGCCTTGTAACAGCTTCAACCAACTGGCAGGGGCATTGGAGAGGGTGTAGTAAAACAGCCTGTCCTTGAGCGCTGTCTGTTTGCTGGCGTCGCTGCTGTTAATCTGCTTGTGCGGCATGTAGACCGTCAGGCCATTGGCGTTGCTTTGGTCGGGGGACGCAATCTTGTGGACTACGGCCTGCCCAAGCTGGCTGATAACATTGGCGGATTCCGTGGGGTAAGCGCCAGTAAGGTTCTGCATCAGGTGTTTCAGGTCAACCATGTCGGTATAGTTGTCCTGCGCGGCGTCCTTGCCATAGCTGGCGGACAGGTTCCTAGCCTTGGCCAGCGGCAGGCGGGTAGTCGTGGCGTCATTGGCCATGTTGGCCTGTGCCTTGCTGGCAAATGCGCCAAACGCATCCTGCAAGGCGGCCACCTTGCCAAGGTCGGTGACAGACAGGGTGATGCCGCTTTGGCCTTGCGTGCTGGCCAGGTAACTGTCAGCAATGGATTTGCCCACAGCGTCCCCCGTAATAGCGGGGTTTTGCTGGATGGATTTCAACCACTCGGAATAGTCCCAGCCCGTACCAGGTTCAATTTCCTCCGAAGCCACCAGGTATTTCGCATGGGATTTGGCCATGTTGGCGACTTCCAGGGTTGCCATCAGGCAAGCGTCAAAACCCAGCACTTCCAGTTGTTTGCCGGTGGCCGCAAGGCTGTTTTTCAGCGCCTGGTCAATTTCCGTCAGGGAAAGCCCGTCAGAATGCACCTCATCATTGCCAAATACGATGCCGTCACGGGTGGTTGCACCAGCGCCGTGATCCCACATCACCAGGGTGTACTTGTCCGCCGGGTAGGTTTGTATCCCCCAGGTGACGAAATCTTGCAGCGTCGATGTCAGGCCCATATTGAGGCTGCCCAAGTCGGCCAGGGTGTGCGGGCCATCCTGTTGCACCAGATGGCGTTGGACGGTGCGCCAGCCATCAGCGTCGGCCCCGCCGGTTTCCACCACAATTTTCAGGTTATCGGAAGAGCCTACCTGCGCCATTTCGGCAAGGTCTTTGGTGGCGTTTTCCCCATTGCTTTCCAGGTCAGAGCCGACCACGTATACCAGCACGGTATGCTTGGCTGCGGCGCTGGAACCTGTGTTGCTGCCGCCATTGTTGGTGGTTGGCGTCGTGGTGGGGTTGCCAGTTGTGGCGTCACTGCCTCCGCCGCCACAACCTGCCATGATCACCGCCAGACACAACGCCGTTAACCGCATCCCCATGTTTTGGAAAATGCCTGCATGTCGTTTCATTATGTGTACCCTCGTAATATTGAATTGGCCCTGCTTTTAATTAAGGTCTTCCCTGTTCAAGGTTATGGTGAATGTTTCTATCCTTTTTATGTCATTTTGTTCTTCACCACCCAAATAACCCACTTTGCAGGCCATCATGCCTTCAATCAGTGAATTGGCATCGCCATCAATATCGCCTTTTTGTTTGCAGGACATGATTTGGTGGTTCTCATTCATGCCGGCACTAAAGGTTTTGACAATATCTTCACACATGATTTTGCAGCTTTCTTCCAGTTTGGCATCATCATTAGCCAAAGCAGAAAATGAAAATGCCGCCAATACAAAAAAACCAACAGGCAACAGAATGGCTTTCATGAAAAGTCTCCCTTCACAAAAATATAATAAAAACAGGTTTTAACGAAAGAGCCAAAAAATATCCAACGCAACCATTATTCAGCTGAATATTTCGCATGTAAATATAACGATGGATATAACGGCATCTGTCTCCCCGGCATTATAACTATCGTTATATGTACAAAATGGAAGTGCTGAAATATGCTGGGCCCATTCCATTTGCGAGGGAAACTCATGCGAATAAGCATATTAATGAACGCGCTGGCAGGCAGCGTATTGATGGTTTTGGCGGGCTGTGGCCCTGAATATACGTATACCCCACCTGCGACTGCCGCAGGGCAGGCATGTGTTGCCCAGTGCCAGGCCACCCAAACCGATTGCGCCGACACCAAGCGGGAGCAAACTGCTTATAAACAGTCTGCTTGTGAAGAAAAGGCG
The sequence above is drawn from the Thiothrix nivea DSM 5205 genome and encodes:
- a CDS encoding ATP-binding response regulator, which produces MWWKQHSLTHQHLSDSTLLDERIRLERHHITTGAVSVTVGAAIVYALLPRSTASAWWFAFQLLLGAGWLIFFGLYNRNPDKFRDWWPRVSTLASSLRGFSWGLGWILFVGAERTDDSLLYIILYAGVIGGGLNATAFSRTAMLSFGIACNVPVIWGAFLTPDYFHVWSAVAAVIYTLILLRLTLNVNAFLMDALERREREASLAKRLELANQEKSRFFAAASHDLRQPLQAIHFFQYALDKSLKSKHDREVFTKLQEATDALTDLLNSLLDISRLDTGGIDIQKQPALAHDLLQRVYQRYLSMAVNAGITLEYVPVRVWLHTDPKQLERIIQNFVVNAIKHIGKPGGRIVLGGRRQGKALRIEVHDNGIGIPTHAQEAIFTEFYQLNNPERNRQKGLGLGLSIVRRLAVLLEHEVGVKSEQGRGSTFFINVPLTSGGKLPVIATGMDTEGGAPQLPGKALLVEDDQTVLKSLEMLFRLWDYPAITATTLNPAAILQQHRDIHLVVSDYQLQDGYTGLQLIQQLRTLSGRDIPAILITGNTSPEVLETIHAAGIGVSYKPINPRTLRHAIDRLVTTLHPPA
- the budA gene encoding acetolactate decarboxylase — translated: MSCIDAMLPGSPQHTRRALGKWGGLLLLAVLTVGCGSNPAIVGSPADAKPHPAVLTQVSTLDALMGGVYDGETTLAQLKQYGNLGLGTFNTLDGEMVVVDGHVYQARADGKVNEPPDSTQTPFAAVTFFQAGKTRPAATGLDFARLQQTLDSQLPSKNLFYAFRLEGRFQSIKVRSVPRQSRPYPILPDVVKKQAVFDLENVEGVLVGFRSPAFAKGLNAPGYHLHFLSKDKQAGGHVLDFVTDKVEVATQPIHDFRMLLPQDQDFYTATLPFDPSGDMARQVETKPLASPAGKN
- a CDS encoding response regulator transcription factor translates to MLNLLIADDHLLFMEGLVLVLRDKFPGCRIHQASHLEAVKNQLQNHAAIDLLLLDRTMPGVDNLQHLQELWAIAPELRIAILSAADSPQHVREALALGVVGFISKAFSPDEMAAAIHHMLAGGIFVPEKLWATPHPNGNGGQKLLSPRLLEVLVLAASGSSNKQIANTLGITEGTVKLHFHAILKALEASNRTQAIQKARLLGLVS
- a CDS encoding DUF494 family protein, which gives rise to MKENTLDVLFYLFDNYPEMGDNLPEDRASMHGYLQEAGFLNSEINRAFDWLESLGDEAERVDVTYRSSTIRLFAPEERRWLDAESQGYLIFLEQAGVISPEAREQILDRVLELQDSDFNLDRLKWVVLMVLLNRPEEGNSFFWAEGLSVAGGAPVFH
- a CDS encoding helix-turn-helix domain-containing protein, translated to MPQTTELLTTLKKLLKRHNKTYVDVATCLELSEASVKRLFSEQNLSLQRLDAICALLGMEISDLVHEMHSEHAKPISELSHAQEKEIADDLFLMMVTVCVLNRWSLQDITSRYHFSETQIIRYLAHLDRLNIIELQAGNRIKLLVAPNFKWRDDGPIMQLFRAKIETEYFRTTFTKESEKLIVLNGMLSDASNALFQRKMAQLAKDFDTLSKDDASLPIGERKGSTLLVAIRDWDYERLFGAQRRV
- the dprA gene encoding DNA-processing protein DprA, whose product is MTINLSDEELRARLHFWRAKGIGPGSMRRIVEHFGGAAAALAVSDNALLEAGLKREGIAAYRETPANAAEPDWRWLEAADQHYILVPEDSRYPNLLKRIRTAPPLLFALGNPELLNDPQIAMVGSRNPTQGGKENARAFAAHFAANGLTVTSGLAVGIDAHSHEAALEAGGQTIAVVGNGLDIIYPLRNRKLAERIAAQGCIVSEFPIGIQAHPQHFPRRNRIISGMSFGVLIVEAALQSGTLVTARHAMEQGREVFAIPGSIHNPLARGCHHLIRQGAKLVETANDVLEEIAPQLNVWLQQDKAATSTQGQLALTGVNDVQPIDTFDPEYAQVLDALGYEPLPIDRIILNTGLTAEEVSSILLMLELHGLVAACGGGHYMRLGSGNGN
- a CDS encoding DUF6174 domain-containing protein produces the protein MKPLLTTVLLAASLGGCALPPTSGEIPTLKLEDSQLAALRTLLGVTESSPFSIKVLDQDRNASLSAGDVAVLSGGITNGEISRRKLSVSDVQTLNANLKPDYGSLARQLLAVESQWREKRPSHYTYTLQRSCFCPKDFLKPLEIRVFKNSVQQARIMPEGKPLPKSRKGEALVIEDLFAVIHRAINSQAAAIDVTYDPLYGFPTTLFIDQDKNMADEEISYAASNFKPASGLKPKP
- the speE gene encoding polyamine aminopropyltransferase, encoding MCDQPKAATMTSKPNWFTELSDSGTIFGLELTDAGKIHEEQTPFQTLEIYDTTTFGKLMTLDGCTMVTTRDNFVYHEMMAHPVLFSHPAPKRVCIIGGGDCGTLREVLKHPEVESAIQIDIDERVTRVSEMFFPELCESNNDPRATLAFEDGIAWINHAEPGSLDILIVDSTDPVGPGAVLYSEEFFRGCWNALGENGLLVQQSESPLVHAEKIIKPMHDTMRKAGFSDIRLHQFQQVCYPTGWWSCTVAAKSGQVNFARAAAAEQLVFPTRYYNAEIHKGSAALPQFLKELLD
- a CDS encoding class I SAM-dependent methyltransferase, with translation MNPRIHTQGWDDYELIDAGNGHKLERWGTIITIRPEVQAYFKPGMSASEWQALTHWRFTETGNQSGQWQALKPEAPEKWQIRYRTLRFQLELTRFKHLGLFPEQRSNWDFIAEHLSAGGRFLNLFAYTGAASCMARSTGAETLHVDSVKQLITWAHTNMEASGLADIKWVREDALKFAERELKRGRQYDGIIMDPPAWGLGAKGEKWKLENKLEALLASAQGLLANKGFLILNTYSPAVSLPDITRLAHRHFRPQDCEIAELWMQTSSGKALYYGNLLRVLSRAGR